A stretch of DNA from Jatrophihabitans endophyticus:
CGCGGAGGTCGCGACGTGGCCGCGGTTGACGTCGGAACGGAAGGCCGAGTTGCGGCGGTTGCTGTCGCCGGCGGCCGACCGTGTCCGTGCCCGTCTCGCAGCCGAGCAGACCCGGCGGTCAGACAGTTAGGCCGGCACGGGCGCGCGCATCCCCCCGGTGACCAGAGATCCGTCGCCGCTCTGACCGATGCGGAAGTACCCGGCAACCGACGGGCGAATGGCGCGAAGCGCGTCGATCGCCTCGATCGGAACGTGGTACTCAGTGATGAGCCGCTGGAAGGGGATCTCAGCCTGCAGATCGAGGATTTCGATGCCGAGCGCCATCGCGAACGCGTCCAAGTCGATCTGGACCTCGTCGGTGACCTCGACGGTCCGAGCGACCTCGCCGTCACAGAATCGGATGTAGGCGGCCTCAGCCGCCAGGTCGACGGTGGCAGTGATGTTGATGGCGGGCATGACTCAATCCTTCCATGCTACGGACTTGACGGTCACGTCATCCACAGCTAGTCCCGGGTGACGTACCCAAACCTTCAGGTCCCGTCCATCTACTCCAGGTCCGATGTAGCGGATGCTGTTCTTCGGTGTCGTCTCGTCTGAATGATGATTGCGTAAAGCCTCTGTTATGTCCAGCTCGGAAATCCCACGCTCACGCATCCGCACGCGGGCGTGCGGCAGGATCCGGAGTCTCATCGCGCCTGAGGCTGCAGTTCCACATCGAAGGCCAGTCGGCGAACTTGCTCGCCGTCGAGCTCCACTAGCACCTCGTACAGGCCCGCCGCCGGAGTCGGAATGAGGGTGGTCAGCGCGAACAGTCGACCGACCTTGCCGTCGTATGGCCGACTGGCAGACGAGTCTGCAAGCGGCACTTCCATCGCCAGTTCGAAGACTGGCGCATTCCGAACTCGAATGGTCAGCTGATTCGGGGGTTCACCCTCCTGGGCGCGAACGCGGCCAGCAATCGACAGCAGATGTTGGCCCGGCAGCATCGGCACGGTCACGCTTGTGTAGCTGGCGTTCAGCACATTGAGGGTGCCGTTCGGCTGGATGCTGGCGAACTCAGCCAGAAACGCGTAGTCGAGTTCAGCCATGCGCGGGAGCGTAACGGTGCGCTACGTCATCGTGCCACCGCTCCGCTACCTGAACACCTTCCGCAGGCTCACCCTGGCCGCGGCAGCGATGCGGCTGCCGGCCGGTGTGTGTGGTGATCCCGCCGACTAGGGCGGCGGTCAGCTCGCGGAGATCCACCTGCAGTGAGCGATGGGGCGCCAATCCCCCGCGTCGCGGAGGGACGCCCCGTCGCCGCCGAGCGTACTCGTCAGTGCGAGTTCTGCGGTGCGTCCAGCCAAGCCACAGCCTCGGCGAGCTCTCGCACGGCGCTCGCATACTCGACCGCATGTGACCCTGCAGTCTGGTTCTTGAGGTGCCTCGTGGCGAGCTTGGCCGCCTCGTGCAGCGCTTCCATCACGGCGTCTTCGGCTTCGTCTCGGTCTGCCACAGCTACCCCCTTCGTTCGCCGACCTGGCGTCGGCGGGTGGACCGACCGTATGCGGCCGGTCCGACAGTTCCCACCACTCGACGGGCCTGGTCCCCCGGACTGCAAGGCTGAGTCAGCGTCGCCGGTCGTTCTTCTTGTTGCCCTTGCGGGACGCGGTGCCGACCTTCTTGCCGTCCATGTAGATGTCGAGCTTGATGTTGCGCAGCTCGGCGCGTGCCGCCTTCGCCATGACGCGTGCGGTGCGGTCCGCGCGGCGGTCCTCGGCGGCGATGTCACGCTTCAGGTCGTTGACCCGCCGCTGCGCGGTCGTCACCCCCGCCTTGTTGAAGGTGTCCGCGGCGAACGTCCCGAACGCCGACGACCGTTCGTTGATCGTCCGCTGCGACGACACCAGCGACGACAGGTCCGACGCGGATGCGGACAGCAACGCCCGCACCTGCGGGTAGGCGCCCGGCCCGGCGTCGATGATCTGCTGAAGCATCGCCCGGCCCGTCTGCGACTTCCCCAGCTTCTTCGCCAACGCCCGCACCCCGGCCACGTACTTCGTGACGAGGAGTGCCTGTTGCCGGGCGGCGGCCTGCATCGACCCGAACGTCGGGGTGGCCTGCTGGTCGGTCACGCCAGCAGATGCGACGTTGAAGGTGCCCCGCGCGGCGTCGCGGGCCTGCGTGTACGTCGACGAGTAGGCGGAACGGGCGGCCTCGAGCTTGTCGTAGGCGGTGCTGTTCGAGCGGGACGGGGAGCCGAGTTGGGCGCGGAGCGCGTCACGGCGGCGGGTATGGGTGAGGAGCGCGGCGTCGAGCTTCCGCAGGTGGGCGAGGGCCCGGTCGGAGGCGCCGGCGTCGTCCATCTGGTCGTAGAGCCGCCGGAACGCTGCCCGCGCCTGGCTGGTGGTGCCGTCGACGGCGTCGCTGAAGGCGCGGAGGCCCTTGGTGTCGATCTGGGTGGTGAGCTTGAGGACGGCCTTGATGTCGGTGGCGCGGGCGTTCTGGGCGGCGGTGATGGTGTCGTAGGTCTTGCCGCCGTACCGGTAGTCGGCCTTGTCCTTCTTCCCGGACCCGCGGGTGGTGGTGATCTGTCCGACACGGCCGCCGGCGGCCATCGCGACGACGTCGAGGGTGGCGCCACGGTTCGCGGCTTCGAGCGCGGACCGGTTCCGCTTCGTGGCGTCGGCGGTCGAGATCCACTCCCCGTTGGAGAGGCGGTACGGCTGCCGGTAGGAGCCGTCGACGAGCATGGCGGGCACGTCGTCCGAGGTGCCAGTGCCGGGACCGTAGACCATGCCCACGTCGCCGCCGGCGGCCCGATGCACCGGACCGCCCTTCGCCGCCTCGAACTTCTGCCCACCCTTGGAGCGGCCAGAGTCGCCCCCGGTCGAGACGGTGCCGTTGTGGTGCACCGTGACGTTCACGCTCTTGTCGTGCAGAGCGTTGAGGTAGTTCTGGACACGCTGAAGCGCGGACTCGGCTGGGCCGGTGAGCGCCGAGACCTGCGGAACCCGGTTCTGCTGCAACGAGTTGATCTGGTCGTTGAGGCGGGCAATCAGCGCCTTGCCGACGGCCGTGTTGGCCGTGACCCCCGGCACCTTCCCCTGCTTGATGGCGTTCACCTTCGCCGTCAGATCGCGAATGCGTGCCTGTGCCGTCGTGGTGTCGACTGTCGTCGCGATCTTCTTGGCTGGGATCTTGTTCAGATCGGACAGCGCGCGGTCGACTCGGCGTATCGCGCCCGCGGATGCGCCCATCGCCTTCAACCGTGCGCGTTCCTGCGTGAGGGCTTCGCGGGTGGCTTCGATGCCCTTTCGGGTCATCTTGGAGCCGCCGGATACGGCCTCGCCGAGAGCCTGCGCTGAGCGAATGGCGCTGTTCACGTTCTGCTGGTTGTTGCGTCCAGCCTCGGTACTCAACGACCACGCGGTGGCGTTGTCCTTGAGACCCTTCGTCAACGTGGCCAGCGAGTTCGCCTGCGCGATCCTCGCGTCCGCGATGTCGAGCGTCTCGCCGTTGAGCTTCTTGAACGCCTGGTCGAGCAGCCCGGCGGCATCACTCGCGACGCGCATGGCCTGGGCCTGCGCGTTGGTCTGGTCGGTGTTCTGCTTCGCGGCTTTCGTGGCAGCGAGGTACTCGGCGCCGGTCATGTTCAGGGCGCGAGCCATGGCCTGCTGAGCGGGACTGCCGCCGGCAGCCAGTCGCACGCTCTCGGACTGCGCCTGGTTGTACGCCTTCTGGGCGTCGATGTTCTCGTGGAGAGACGCTCGGGTTGTCCGGAGCTTGTCCGCGAGGTCAACCGCCGCCTTCTGCGTCTCGTTGAGCTTCTGACCGCCCTTGTCCAGGTCGGCGAGGTTGTCCGGGAGCTTGTCGAGGCCAGCGATGTCGAGGAGGGACTGGTAGAGCTGGTCGAAGTCACTCTTGCTGCCGTTGACGGCGTTAGCGAGCGTCCCGTAGCTCGTGCCGAGCTGCTGATTGCCAGCGTGGAGTCGGTCGAGCACCTTGAGCGCGTTGTTGTCCTGCAGGGTCTTCGCCGTGGCCTGCAGGTTTGCGTTCGACAAGGCGTCGGTGGACTGCTTGACCGACTCCGTGTAGTTCTGATTCGCCTTCGTCGCGTCGTCTGTCTCATCGGACGAGTCACCCATCGCGAACGCCAGTGATCCGAGGATCAGGACGAGGGCGCCGATGGGGCCGAGCGCGGCCCGCCACCCCATCGCGGCGACACGACCGGCCGCGACGGTGCGCGCGGCGGACGCTTCGGCCGCTGCAGCGGTCTGGATGGCCGCGGCACGGGCGGCGGCGACCTCTTCCGCCTTCGACGCGATGAACGACGCTGAAGCGCCCTGCTGCGCACGCGCCGCCGTCAGCGCCGACTCGGCCTGCGCCAGGTTGTCTGCCGCGACCTGGGCCGCGGCCGCCGCGGAAGCCGACCGCATCTCGAGGCTGGCCGCCATCGACGTGGCGCCCATCGCCTGCGCCCGCCCGGCGGCCTGCGTGTACGCCGACCCGATCGCGCCCACCACGGCCGTGGTAGCGCGCAACCCGAGCGACGCGACCCGCCACGCGACGAGGAGCGGCACGATGGCCCGCAGCACCGGCAGCGGAAGCGAGTTGATCGCCGACGACACCGCCGAGATCGCCTCGAGCGTCACGTGTCCCATCGGCCCGGCGCCCTGCCCGACATGCACGATCGTCTCGAGCAGGTTCCCGAGCGTCTGCTCCACGTTCGGCAACTCGGCCTGCACGTAGGCGACGAAGTCCTGCACACCGGTGGACGACGCCGCCCACCGCTCCAACCCGTTCGACCCGCGCACCAGCTCGGCGCCCATGCTGGCGAACAACGGGTCCAGCTGCGTCAGGATGTTGAGCAGCGCGGGACCGGCGTTGCTCGCGATCTCACCGATCTGCCCCGCCATCTGGTGCGCGTCGGTGTTGATCACCTTGAACAGGGGTGCGGAGTTCGCCAGCCCGGACTCCAGTCCGTCGAGCAGCGGTACCGCGGTGACCGCCTTCAGCGTCGTCAGCTCCTGCTTCAACGTGGTCACGTCGTCGCCGTAGCGGGAGATGTCGAGGGCGCCGGACTTCGCCATGTCGCTGATGCCGGCGATCCCGAGCGCGGTCGACGCGAGGGTGGGGACGAGGCCGGCGAGGATGCCGCCACCCACCGCGGCCAACGGGGCGGCCGCCGACCCCAGCAGGACGATCGCGTCGAACAGCAACCCGACACGGGAGCGGGACGAGTCCGCGCTGCTGCCAATGCTGCCGATGTCGCTGCGGGTCTGCCGGGCGTTGTTGCGGAACCGGATGTCCGTCCGCGACCGTGCCCGGAGCTGGTCCAGTTCGGCGCGGATCGCGGCGAGCTGCGCCTGCGCGCCGTTGTCGTCGACCCGTACCCGCACGTCGATGTCCCGCTCGTGCCGCAGCGCGTCGAGATCCCGGCGGGCCTGCCGAATCGTCCGCGCCCACGCCGAATCGTCCAGGGACAGGTACGCCACGATATGGCCGGTCTCAGTCTCGCCGCTCACTACGCGCCGTCCGGAAGATCGCGCAGTCGCGCCCGCAGCTCTGCATCAGTCCACGTCAGTTGATCGAGGAACGAAGCACGGCGCTCGTCGTCAACGATCGCGAACGTGGCAAGCTCGGCCGCGGTCCACGCGAGCACAGCCTCGAAGTCCAGACGCTCCACCCGATTCCGACCGGCAAGCCGGCGCCGGATCATGGTGCGGACCTCCTCGAGGTCCCCCGCCGCCTGCAGCCGCATCGCGTACTGCAGAACGTCATGCACGGAGCGTCGGGTGCACTCGCCCGCCGTCACGCGACGTCACCGTCCGCCCCGTTGGCACGGTCGGCGACGACGAGCGCCTCCCACTCGCGTGTCCCGACCTGGATGCAGCGCACACCCGGCCCATGCGGATCACCGACACCGACGACGGTGTGCAGTTCACCGGGAGCGTGCCCGTCGACCGCGGCGTCCCGCAGCGGACCGCCGCCCACGACGACCGGGCCGGCGCTCATGCCCGCGCCCCCTCGCCGGTCAGCACTCCGCGCGCTGCGGCATCCCACCCGCCGACACGGCCCGTGAGTGTGCTTCCCGCCAGCTGCCGCGAACTGGTCAGGGTGATCGACGAGAAGTCACGCACTTCGCCGACCACACCGGCCTCGACCGCGGTCGCGATCAGGACAGCAGGCGCCACGTCGGACACGTTGATGCCGCGATCCGGGATGCGGTAACCCGTCTCGCCCCCGTACATGGCGCCCAGCACCCCGAACGTGGACAAGGCTTCGGCGCCCGCCCGCTGCAACCGCACGTCGGCGGCGACCAACTCGTTCGAGTTGTGCCAGATCGTCGCGCTCCGTGCCGTGGCGCGCTTGGCCAGCGTGCGCAACGCATCTACCGCCGCCGCCCACGCCTGCACGAGCTCCGCGTCCGAGGTGTCGATGCTCGCGACCTGCTCGATCGTCTCCTGCGCCCTCTCGACGGCGAGTGCCCGCTCGGCCGCGGCGCGCTTCGTCGCCGCACCCGTTGCACGGAGCCGCGCGAATCGCGAGATCCGCGACTGCTCGTCGAGCTGCTCGGCGGTGATCGTCTCGTCGCCGGCCTCGAGCCGCTGCTCGAACTCGACGACGAGTGCCTCGGCCTCTCGTGCTTCCTGGTCGGCCTGTTCGGCCGCCGCTACCGCGTCGTCAACGGTCATCGGGTCTGCTCCTTCTCGGCGGTCTTCGGCTTGTAGTGCTCCTCGACCGCCTTGGCCAGGGCGATCATGTTTTCGCCCGGCGACAGGCGCGGTTGTTCGTCGCCGTTGCCAGGGGTCTTGGTCTGTGCGCCGCTCACGGTTCGCTCCTCGTGGCTCGGATCAGTCCATCGGTGTCGATCAACAGGCACCGATCACTGACGCGGTGGCTGCGGACACGGCCAGATGCGGCCAACCTCCGGGCGCGGCGCTCGCCACACCCAGCACGCTCCGCAGCCACCGACGTCGGTTCCATGCCTGTCACGCTGTTCGTTGTAGCGGCCGAGTGTCCGCTACCGGAC
This window harbors:
- a CDS encoding DUF2283 domain-containing protein; its protein translation is MPAINITATVDLAAEAAYIRFCDGEVARTVEVTDEVQIDLDAFAMALGIEILDLQAEIPFQRLITEYHVPIEAIDALRAIRPSVAGYFRIGQSGDGSLVTGGMRAPVPA
- a CDS encoding DUF4258 domain-containing protein yields the protein MRLRILPHARVRMRERGISELDITEALRNHHSDETTPKNSIRYIGPGVDGRDLKVWVRHPGLAVDDVTVKSVAWKD
- a CDS encoding DUF6941 family protein; the protein is MAELDYAFLAEFASIQPNGTLNVLNASYTSVTVPMLPGQHLLSIAGRVRAQEGEPPNQLTIRVRNAPVFELAMEVPLADSSASRPYDGKVGRLFALTTLIPTPAAGLYEVLVELDGEQVRRLAFDVELQPQAR